The following proteins are co-located in the Gordonia polyisoprenivorans genome:
- a CDS encoding aldo/keto reductase has translation MDIPSVTLASGFALPLVGLGTFDMLGMPCAQAVSHALDSGYRLLDTASRYSNELSVGMGIEESQIDRSEVIVQTKLGGGDQGFDEAITAAKESARRLGVSWIDVYLIHWPCPSLGRMVDAWKALLTLADEGFIRVPGVSNFREHHLQALYDETGRWPEVNQIQCSPALARGDLRQFMQDKGIHAQAWHPTGRKEGMLGDATIIRLARKYGKSPTQIALRWAVQQEIGVVPKSSHKGRQLENIDLFDFELDAGDLTDLEELDRGEGAARNSDIEEEF, from the coding sequence GTCACCCTCGCGTCCGGATTCGCGTTGCCGCTGGTCGGCCTCGGCACCTTCGACATGCTCGGAATGCCGTGCGCGCAGGCGGTTTCCCACGCGCTCGACTCCGGGTACCGGTTGCTCGACACCGCATCGCGCTACTCCAACGAGCTCAGCGTGGGCATGGGGATCGAGGAGTCGCAGATCGACCGCTCCGAGGTGATTGTGCAGACCAAGCTCGGTGGTGGCGACCAGGGCTTCGACGAGGCGATCACTGCCGCCAAGGAGAGTGCGCGTCGGCTCGGGGTGTCCTGGATCGACGTCTACCTGATCCACTGGCCGTGCCCGAGTCTGGGCCGGATGGTCGACGCCTGGAAGGCGCTGCTCACGCTGGCCGACGAGGGGTTCATCCGGGTGCCCGGCGTCTCCAATTTCCGGGAACATCACCTGCAGGCGCTCTACGACGAGACCGGTCGGTGGCCCGAGGTGAACCAGATCCAGTGCTCGCCCGCGTTGGCTCGCGGTGATCTGCGACAGTTCATGCAGGACAAGGGAATCCATGCGCAGGCGTGGCACCCGACCGGGCGTAAGGAGGGCATGCTCGGCGACGCCACGATCATCCGGTTGGCCCGCAAGTACGGCAAGTCGCCCACCCAGATCGCGTTGCGGTGGGCGGTGCAGCAGGAGATCGGGGTGGTGCCCAAGTCCTCACACAAGGGTCGTCAGCTCGAGAACATCGATCTGTTCGACTTCGAACTCGACGCGGGCGACCTCACCGATCTCGAAGAACTCGACCGCGGTGAGGGTGCAGCGCGCAACTCCGACATCGAAGAGGAGTTCTGA
- a CDS encoding GtrA family protein, with amino-acid sequence MPDPIPGEPNGPHETSPHEIGHDDFATRHAPMVPELPLDDQEASTNVPLATQIFRFIVTGVGSGILDFGLTYLLQYGLGVPAGFAKAVGFVCGTTTAYIVNRRWTFRAEPSMARFVAVAVLYCVTFVVNVGVYTFLSDLWPEEFWYSLLAYVIAQGLATIINFIVQHAVIFKIK; translated from the coding sequence GTGCCAGACCCCATCCCCGGTGAGCCGAACGGCCCGCACGAGACGAGCCCGCACGAGATCGGGCACGACGATTTCGCGACCCGACATGCGCCGATGGTCCCCGAGCTGCCGCTCGACGATCAGGAGGCGTCCACCAACGTCCCGCTGGCGACGCAGATCTTCCGGTTCATCGTCACCGGCGTCGGTTCGGGCATCCTCGACTTCGGTCTCACCTACCTTTTGCAGTACGGCCTCGGGGTGCCGGCCGGATTCGCCAAGGCGGTCGGCTTCGTCTGTGGCACCACCACCGCCTACATCGTCAATCGACGCTGGACCTTCCGCGCCGAACCCAGCATGGCCCGCTTCGTCGCCGTCGCCGTGCTCTATTGCGTGACGTTCGTCGTCAATGTCGGTGTCTACACCTTTCTGTCGGACCTGTGGCCAGAGGAGTTCTGGTACAGCCTCCTCGCCTACGTCATCGCTCAGGGCCTGGCGACGATCATCAACTTCATCGTTCAGCACGCGGTGATCTTCAAGATCAAATGA
- a CDS encoding phytoene desaturase family protein, with the protein MTRAVVVGSGPNGLAAAVRLAQAGLDVEVLEAAADIGGGTRSSELMRPGVLHDHCSAFHPLGVASPFLASLPLERYGLRWRWPEIDCAHPLDDGTAGLLYSDLDATARALGVDGVRWKALFGPLAARMDDVASEILRPVAHLPRHPLVLARTGLRVLPPATVLARFLRTPQARALLTGMAAHGFTRLDRPGSSAAGVMLVAAGHRHGWPVAQGGSSSITAALAALLGDLGGHVRTGVHVRDRADLADADVVVLDVLPEAAAQILGDAMPRRIRRTFGRRRPRAAAFKVDYVIDGEVGWTAPGCDRAGTVHLGGTYTEIADAERQVLAGTMPQRPFTLVGQQWLADPGRAAGNLCPLWAYAHVPAGYDGPAAEAITAQIERFAPGFADRIVDMRVTSPAQLAQDNPNYVAGDIGGGPNDLLHLVARPRVTVRPYGTGVDGVYLCSSSTAPGGGVHGMCGFHAAGAALADIDR; encoded by the coding sequence ATGACCCGTGCGGTCGTCGTCGGTTCCGGCCCGAACGGGCTGGCCGCCGCCGTTCGCCTGGCGCAGGCCGGGCTCGACGTCGAGGTGCTCGAGGCGGCCGCGGACATCGGTGGCGGAACACGCAGCAGCGAGCTGATGCGGCCGGGTGTCCTGCACGACCACTGCTCGGCGTTCCATCCGCTCGGGGTGGCCTCACCGTTCCTCGCGTCGTTGCCGCTGGAGCGGTACGGGCTGCGATGGCGGTGGCCGGAGATCGACTGCGCCCATCCCCTCGACGACGGTACCGCCGGACTGCTGTACAGCGATCTCGACGCGACCGCGCGGGCGCTCGGAGTCGACGGCGTGCGATGGAAGGCGCTGTTCGGCCCGCTTGCGGCGCGGATGGATGACGTCGCCTCGGAGATCCTCCGGCCCGTCGCGCACCTGCCACGGCATCCGCTGGTCCTCGCTCGCACGGGCCTGCGGGTGCTGCCGCCCGCGACGGTCCTGGCGCGCTTCCTACGCACCCCGCAGGCGCGTGCGCTGCTCACCGGGATGGCCGCGCACGGCTTCACCCGGCTCGACCGGCCGGGGTCGTCGGCGGCCGGCGTCATGCTCGTGGCTGCCGGGCATCGCCACGGGTGGCCGGTCGCGCAGGGCGGCTCGTCGTCGATCACCGCAGCGCTGGCGGCGCTGCTCGGTGATCTCGGTGGCCACGTCCGTACCGGGGTGCACGTGCGTGATCGCGCCGATCTCGCCGACGCCGACGTCGTGGTGCTCGACGTGTTGCCGGAGGCCGCCGCGCAGATCCTCGGCGATGCGATGCCCCGTCGGATACGCCGCACCTTCGGGCGCCGACGACCGCGTGCGGCGGCGTTCAAGGTCGACTACGTGATCGACGGTGAGGTCGGCTGGACCGCACCGGGCTGCGACCGTGCCGGCACGGTCCACCTCGGCGGGACCTACACCGAGATCGCGGACGCCGAACGACAGGTGCTCGCCGGGACGATGCCGCAACGGCCGTTCACCCTGGTCGGACAGCAGTGGCTCGCCGACCCGGGTCGTGCGGCGGGCAACCTGTGTCCGTTGTGGGCGTACGCCCATGTGCCCGCCGGATACGACGGGCCGGCGGCCGAGGCGATCACCGCGCAGATCGAGCGATTCGCGCCGGGTTTCGCCGATCGCATCGTCGACATGCGCGTCACCTCACCGGCCCAACTGGCACAGGACAATCCGAACTACGTAGCCGGTGACATCGGAGGCGGACCGAATGATCTGCTGCACCTCGTGGCGCGGCCTCGGGTCACGGTGCGGCCGTACGGTACCGGCGTGGACGGGGTCTATCTGTGCTCGTCGTCGACCGCGCCGGGCGGTGGTGTGCACGGCATGTGCGGGTTTCACGCTGCCGGAGCGGCGCTTGCCGATATCGATAGGTAA
- a CDS encoding glycosyltransferase, translating into MQQENDRMLVQRTLFAGPNPRVVPGMYVDANAALVRSDRTAVRMESGAILSTNTYFGRFAASYWQRYTTISSVRLEFDHECAPDALLRVEIKASDPSGRWRPIDAVEVTGHGRAVLDLDVRRFVDGGAIWFDATAIGGGARIWEVTWSVPRPQRNRLMSVVMCTHNRPADAISTLLTLASDPVALDLIESVYVVDQGTARVDAHEDFPKVKDVLGHRLQYLIQPNLGGAGGFNRGIHELTKTGECATDIVVMDDDILCEPETVVRLSALANNASRPVIVGAQMLLLSETYRVHMTSEWEALDELKAGTPGAFGKSGLNALKKHQDARSDAGWNGWWTCLLPAEAVVAAGLSLPLFFQWDDIEFGIRARKAGFATVTLPNAGVWHADFHLKDYDDWSRYFSWRNALIVASIHGRFDPTEVATTVAREITGHIVSMQYGLAETFLLAVRDFMSGPSILADGGRTKLAELSELRSHYPDTVRHEAVEGLVGDPRIVTKGHEPQDKKLDQVMVKRVVQQVLGRVGGGRVAIPAHSARWWHVGLFAEAIVTDASQTGVRIRRRDKQIAVRQLRELATLCLDLRKNAPALAAQWQAALPELTSHENWQRLFDGD; encoded by the coding sequence ATGCAGCAGGAAAATGACCGGATGTTGGTACAGCGAACTCTGTTCGCCGGGCCGAATCCCCGTGTGGTTCCGGGGATGTACGTCGACGCCAACGCCGCGTTGGTGCGCTCGGATCGGACCGCGGTCCGGATGGAGTCCGGTGCGATCCTCAGTACCAATACGTATTTCGGCCGATTCGCCGCAAGCTATTGGCAGCGTTACACCACGATCTCGTCGGTCCGGCTGGAGTTCGATCACGAGTGCGCGCCCGATGCGCTGTTGCGAGTGGAGATCAAGGCCTCCGATCCGAGCGGGCGGTGGCGTCCGATCGACGCCGTCGAGGTGACCGGTCATGGCCGGGCGGTTCTCGACCTCGACGTTCGGCGCTTCGTCGACGGTGGCGCAATCTGGTTCGACGCCACCGCAATCGGCGGTGGTGCACGGATCTGGGAGGTGACGTGGTCGGTGCCGCGGCCGCAGCGCAACCGGCTGATGTCGGTGGTGATGTGTACGCACAACCGTCCCGCCGACGCCATCTCCACGCTGCTCACCTTGGCCTCGGACCCGGTGGCGCTGGACCTGATCGAGTCGGTGTACGTCGTCGACCAGGGCACCGCGCGCGTCGACGCCCACGAGGACTTTCCGAAGGTCAAAGATGTTCTGGGGCACCGGCTTCAGTACCTGATCCAGCCGAATCTCGGTGGCGCGGGGGGATTCAACCGCGGCATCCACGAGCTGACGAAGACCGGCGAATGCGCGACCGACATCGTCGTCATGGACGACGACATCCTCTGCGAGCCGGAGACGGTGGTGCGCCTGTCGGCGCTGGCCAACAATGCATCCCGCCCGGTCATCGTCGGCGCGCAGATGCTGTTGTTGTCGGAGACCTATCGCGTGCACATGACCAGCGAGTGGGAGGCTCTCGACGAGCTCAAGGCCGGAACTCCCGGTGCTTTCGGCAAGTCGGGGCTCAACGCGCTCAAGAAGCATCAGGATGCGCGCAGCGACGCCGGCTGGAACGGCTGGTGGACGTGTCTGTTGCCGGCCGAGGCAGTCGTTGCCGCGGGGCTGTCGTTGCCGCTGTTCTTCCAATGGGACGACATCGAGTTCGGCATCCGGGCCCGCAAGGCCGGATTCGCGACGGTGACCCTGCCCAATGCCGGTGTGTGGCATGCCGATTTCCACCTGAAGGATTACGACGACTGGTCGCGATACTTCAGCTGGCGGAACGCGCTGATCGTCGCCTCGATCCACGGGCGGTTCGATCCGACGGAGGTCGCCACCACCGTGGCCCGCGAGATCACCGGGCACATCGTCTCGATGCAGTACGGACTGGCCGAAACCTTCCTGCTTGCGGTACGAGACTTCATGTCCGGCCCGTCGATCCTCGCCGACGGTGGACGCACCAAACTCGCCGAGCTGTCGGAGCTGCGCTCGCACTATCCCGACACGGTGCGCCACGAAGCCGTCGAAGGGTTGGTCGGCGACCCGCGCATCGTCACCAAAGGCCATGAACCGCAGGACAAGAAGCTCGATCAGGTGATGGTCAAGCGGGTGGTGCAGCAGGTGCTCGGTCGTGTCGGCGGTGGGCGGGTGGCCATCCCGGCACACAGCGCCCGCTGGTGGCATGTGGGTCTGTTCGCGGAGGCGATCGTCACCGACGCGTCGCAGACCGGCGTCCGAATCCGTCGGCGTGACAAGCAGATCGCGGTGCGACAGCTTCGCGAGCTCGCCACGCTGTGTCTGGACCTGCGAAAGAATGCACCGGCGTTGGCCGCGCAATGGCAGGCGGCGCTGCCGGAACTCACGAGTCATGAGAACTGGCAACGACTTTTCGACGGCGACTGA
- a CDS encoding glycosyltransferase family 39 protein: MRTGNDFSTATEAPRTDRRRLLVACSVVGVVGVLFSALGSWRPSFWYDEAATVSAVDRSYAQLFSLVHHTDGVHALYYLVLKLWTALFGLSEFSVRLPSAIAVGAAAAALVVLANRLWDLPFGVMAGLVLLTVPRVMWAGSEARSYAGTLFLAVVLTWLLVVAADRGRWWWLGYGVVAIVAVMWFFLAVTLLVAHAAYLVLWQRSAFRGFGVTVMAVVIVVSPFAWWVHGQRGQISWIPEMSVQRVVTYALWEFFVGSWPYLIVAGVVVAVALVAAVLTWSVERTGLFILAWCWLLVPAVVVFAISWTGTQLYAPRYLVFAVPALALLLAWSARTVARENRWISVVVLVALAAAATPEYLAQRGPYGRMGGTDFSAVGDYIGEHAAPGDCVAFDGAPSWSPESQRVVLQTKPGDFAGLRDIGPKIDAAQSGRLWDVPKPVSAYRGFAQGCAVMWVVTDGERSRASVLYPGGMSDWFFQPFHFTNSELYREISAAGLHITGRKQFNHSQVVRMQR, encoded by the coding sequence ATGAGAACTGGCAACGACTTTTCGACGGCGACTGAGGCGCCACGCACCGACCGGCGGCGATTGCTCGTCGCCTGCTCGGTCGTCGGTGTGGTCGGTGTGCTGTTCTCGGCGCTGGGTTCGTGGCGTCCGTCCTTCTGGTACGACGAAGCCGCCACCGTCTCGGCGGTCGATCGCAGCTACGCGCAACTGTTTTCGCTTGTGCACCACACCGACGGTGTGCACGCCCTGTACTACCTTGTGCTCAAGCTGTGGACGGCGCTCTTCGGGTTGTCGGAGTTCTCGGTGCGTTTACCGTCGGCGATCGCGGTCGGCGCGGCCGCCGCGGCGTTGGTTGTGCTCGCGAATCGCTTGTGGGACCTGCCCTTCGGGGTGATGGCCGGGCTGGTGCTCCTCACCGTCCCGCGGGTGATGTGGGCGGGCAGCGAGGCCCGGTCCTATGCGGGCACGCTGTTCTTGGCGGTCGTGCTGACCTGGTTGCTCGTCGTGGCTGCCGACCGTGGCCGATGGTGGTGGTTGGGCTACGGGGTCGTTGCGATCGTTGCCGTGATGTGGTTCTTTCTCGCGGTCACCCTGCTCGTGGCGCATGCCGCTTACCTGGTGTTGTGGCAGCGCAGCGCATTTCGTGGCTTCGGTGTCACGGTGATGGCAGTGGTGATCGTCGTATCACCGTTCGCCTGGTGGGTCCACGGTCAGCGTGGGCAGATCTCGTGGATTCCGGAGATGTCGGTGCAGCGGGTGGTGACCTACGCCCTGTGGGAGTTCTTCGTCGGGTCGTGGCCGTATCTGATCGTCGCCGGTGTGGTGGTGGCCGTCGCGCTCGTGGCGGCGGTGTTGACGTGGTCGGTCGAGCGCACCGGGCTGTTCATACTCGCCTGGTGTTGGCTGTTGGTTCCGGCAGTGGTGGTTTTCGCCATCTCGTGGACCGGGACCCAGTTGTATGCCCCCAGGTATCTGGTGTTCGCGGTGCCCGCCCTGGCCCTTCTGCTTGCGTGGTCGGCGAGGACGGTGGCCCGCGAGAACCGGTGGATCAGCGTGGTTGTGCTGGTGGCGCTCGCAGCTGCCGCGACACCGGAATACCTCGCTCAGCGTGGCCCGTACGGCCGTATGGGCGGCACCGATTTCTCCGCCGTGGGCGACTACATCGGTGAGCACGCCGCGCCAGGGGATTGCGTCGCCTTCGACGGAGCGCCGTCGTGGAGTCCGGAGTCGCAGCGGGTGGTGTTGCAGACCAAGCCGGGGGACTTCGCCGGCCTCCGCGACATCGGACCGAAAATCGATGCCGCGCAGTCGGGTCGACTGTGGGACGTCCCGAAGCCGGTGTCGGCGTACCGAGGGTTCGCGCAGGGCTGCGCGGTGATGTGGGTGGTCACCGACGGTGAACGTTCACGCGCATCGGTGCTCTACCCCGGCGGCATGTCGGACTGGTTCTTCCAACCGTTCCACTTCACCAATTCGGAGCTTTACCGAGAGATCTCGGCCGCCGGACTCCACATCACCGGCCGCAAGCAGTTCAACCATTCGCAGGTCGTGCGCATGCAGCGCTGA
- a CDS encoding alpha/beta fold hydrolase encodes MFEGTDMADAHAFTSTHAGRQFFDHYQALRERWPTDATDADLPSRFGTTHTTSWGRSTGTDLMLLPGAGATLTEWFAVARSLGRHRRCHTVDFIGDPGLSVPGRDRIRSVDDVLEWLETTMTSLHAARPILVGHSYGAMVALAFALRHPEQVSGLVLLDPNSCFGPMRMQYLAHAVPILLRPSRSRQRKFLEWETGGAALDHQWLELSAIGAAHFPSTRPRVPRRPKTATLAGLAVPVSVILAANSRVHDVGKIADSARNSLPHCHIDIIDGATHHSLPMLPQPAVTTVLTSTCTQFAGG; translated from the coding sequence ATGTTTGAGGGGACTGATATGGCCGATGCACACGCGTTCACCTCAACCCATGCCGGTCGCCAGTTCTTCGACCACTACCAAGCTCTGCGTGAGCGCTGGCCGACAGACGCCACGGACGCCGATCTGCCATCCCGATTCGGCACGACTCACACGACATCATGGGGCCGCAGCACCGGCACGGATCTCATGCTCCTGCCAGGAGCCGGTGCGACACTGACGGAGTGGTTCGCCGTCGCCCGATCTCTGGGCCGGCACCGGCGGTGTCACACGGTGGACTTCATCGGAGACCCCGGGCTCTCCGTCCCTGGACGAGACCGCATTCGGTCGGTCGACGATGTTCTCGAGTGGCTCGAAACGACGATGACATCTCTGCACGCAGCCCGACCCATCCTTGTCGGTCACTCCTACGGCGCGATGGTCGCCCTGGCCTTTGCACTCCGGCATCCGGAACAGGTGAGCGGACTGGTGCTACTCGACCCCAATTCATGTTTCGGACCAATGCGGATGCAATACCTCGCCCACGCGGTACCGATTCTGCTGCGGCCGAGTCGCTCTCGACAGCGGAAGTTTCTCGAATGGGAAACCGGCGGTGCCGCGTTGGATCATCAGTGGCTCGAATTGTCAGCGATCGGCGCCGCGCACTTCCCCTCTACTCGACCACGCGTCCCGCGTCGACCGAAGACGGCGACCCTGGCTGGGTTGGCGGTGCCGGTGTCGGTGATCCTCGCCGCAAACAGCAGAGTCCACGACGTCGGCAAGATCGCCGACTCTGCCCGAAACTCTCTGCCTCACTGCCATATTGACATCATCGATGGGGCCACGCACCACTCACTTCCCATGTTGCCACAGCCGGCCGTCACCACAGTGCTCACTTCCACGTGCACCCAGTTTGCCGGTGGGTGA
- a CDS encoding MarR family winged helix-turn-helix transcriptional regulator: MARDDNLDDSRPEYRLIRDLRALTVELDLFGAQFAKSEGLHSTDLRALIILLEAECDGGVATPAVLGRTLGGLNSATVTAILDRLERAGMVVRTPDCDDRRRILVGVTEHARAVGRGFFGPLIIPAVEALKAYDQTELRLIERFLDDMTRIVTDVRKK, translated from the coding sequence GTGGCCCGCGACGACAACCTCGACGATTCGCGACCGGAGTATCGGCTCATCCGTGATCTGCGAGCGTTGACGGTCGAATTGGACCTATTCGGAGCGCAGTTCGCGAAATCCGAGGGACTTCACTCCACGGATCTGCGGGCGTTGATCATTCTGCTGGAGGCCGAATGCGACGGCGGGGTGGCCACGCCGGCGGTGCTCGGTCGGACCCTTGGTGGACTCAACTCTGCGACAGTAACCGCGATTCTTGATCGGCTCGAACGAGCCGGGATGGTCGTGCGAACACCGGATTGCGACGACCGGCGCCGGATACTCGTCGGGGTGACCGAACATGCGCGAGCGGTCGGTCGCGGCTTCTTCGGACCGCTCATCATTCCAGCAGTGGAGGCACTGAAGGCCTACGATCAAACCGAACTGCGGCTCATCGAGCGCTTTCTCGACGATATGACGCGAATCGTCACCGACGTGCGGAAGAAGTGA
- a CDS encoding TIGR03619 family F420-dependent LLM class oxidoreductase: protein MRFTFAEAMTDPAYYAPLAQAAEAAGYAGFTIPDSLAYPEESDATYPYTPDGNREFLEGKAFIETFIEAAALGAVTSTIRFTPFVLKLPVRPPALVAKQASSVAYLTNNRLALGVGTSPWPEDYDFMGVDFRRRGKRMDECMDIFRGLTSGEYFEFHGEFYDIPKIKMAPAPTEPIPLLVGGHADAALRRAVVRGDGWMHGGGPPEELDALLDKITDIRKAEGKLNDPFEIHVISLDAYTVDGCKRLEDKGITDVIVGFRLPYIVGDDTEPLQKKLDHLNWYADNVIAKVNG, encoded by the coding sequence ATGCGTTTCACCTTCGCCGAGGCGATGACCGATCCGGCCTACTACGCGCCGCTGGCGCAGGCCGCCGAGGCAGCGGGCTATGCGGGGTTCACGATTCCGGACTCACTCGCCTACCCCGAGGAGTCCGACGCGACCTATCCGTACACGCCCGACGGCAACCGGGAGTTCCTCGAGGGCAAGGCGTTCATCGAGACCTTCATCGAGGCGGCCGCCCTGGGAGCGGTCACCTCGACGATTCGCTTCACACCGTTCGTACTCAAGCTACCGGTCCGCCCGCCGGCCCTCGTCGCCAAACAGGCAAGTTCGGTTGCGTACCTGACCAACAACCGGCTCGCGCTCGGGGTCGGCACGAGCCCCTGGCCCGAGGACTACGACTTCATGGGGGTCGACTTCCGCAGGCGCGGAAAGCGTATGGACGAGTGCATGGACATCTTCCGTGGGCTCACCTCCGGGGAATACTTCGAGTTCCACGGCGAGTTCTACGACATCCCGAAGATCAAGATGGCCCCTGCGCCGACCGAACCGATTCCCCTGCTCGTCGGCGGCCATGCCGATGCCGCACTACGCCGAGCGGTGGTCCGCGGCGACGGCTGGATGCACGGCGGTGGACCGCCCGAGGAACTCGACGCCCTGCTCGACAAGATCACCGACATCCGCAAGGCCGAGGGAAAACTCAACGATCCCTTCGAGATTCACGTCATCTCGCTCGACGCCTATACCGTCGATGGCTGTAAACGTTTGGAGGACAAAGGCATCACCGATGTCATCGTCGGCTTCCGGTTGCCCTACATCGTCGGCGACGATACCGAACCCCTACAGAAGAAGCTCGATCACTTGAACTGGTACGCCGACAATGTGATCGCCAAGGTCAACGGCTGA
- the glfT1 gene encoding galactofuranosyltransferase GlfT1, whose translation MSMRDKIVAVVVTHRRAELLAASLSVLATQTRPVGHIVVVDNANEAAVAELVAAQPVPTTYLGSERNLGGAGGFALGMLHALALGADWVWCADDDGRPEGPEVLEILLGCATRHDLAEVSPVVVNIDDPDTLAFPLRRGIAWRRKRSELFENGEDSGNDLLPGIASLFNGALFRADTLDMVGVPDLRLFFRGDEVEMHRRLQRSGLPFGTCLTTAYLHPYGSDEFRPIMGGRMHTQYPDNPTKRFFTYRNRGYLMSQPGMRKLLPQEYARFGWYFLVQQHDVKGFSEWLRLQRLGRRERFVRPE comes from the coding sequence ATGAGCATGCGCGACAAGATCGTTGCGGTCGTCGTCACCCATCGCCGCGCGGAGCTGCTGGCCGCATCACTGTCGGTCCTCGCCACGCAGACTCGGCCCGTCGGCCACATCGTCGTCGTCGACAACGCCAATGAGGCAGCGGTCGCCGAACTCGTTGCCGCTCAGCCTGTTCCGACAACGTATCTGGGGTCCGAGCGGAATCTCGGTGGGGCGGGCGGTTTCGCGCTGGGCATGCTGCACGCACTGGCCCTCGGCGCCGACTGGGTGTGGTGCGCCGACGACGACGGCCGACCCGAGGGGCCCGAGGTTCTCGAGATCCTGCTGGGCTGCGCGACCCGCCACGACCTCGCCGAGGTGTCACCGGTGGTCGTCAACATCGACGATCCGGACACCCTTGCATTTCCGCTTCGACGCGGAATCGCCTGGCGGCGTAAGCGTTCCGAGCTGTTCGAGAACGGCGAGGACAGCGGCAACGATCTGTTGCCCGGCATCGCGTCGCTGTTCAACGGAGCCCTGTTCCGCGCGGACACGCTGGACATGGTCGGCGTGCCGGACCTGCGTCTGTTCTTCCGCGGTGACGAGGTCGAGATGCATCGCCGGCTGCAGCGGTCCGGTCTGCCATTCGGAACCTGTTTGACCACTGCGTATCTGCACCCCTACGGCTCCGACGAGTTCCGGCCGATCATGGGCGGCCGGATGCACACCCAGTACCCGGACAACCCGACCAAACGATTCTTCACCTACCGCAACCGCGGCTACCTGATGAGCCAGCCCGGGATGCGCAAGCTGCTCCCGCAGGAGTATGCACGATTCGGCTGGTACTTCCTGGTACAACAGCACGACGTCAAGGGCTTCTCCGAGTGGCTGCGCCTGCAGCGGCTCGGCCGGCGGGAGCGGTTCGTCCGGCCGGAGTGA
- the wzt gene encoding galactan export ABC transporter ATP-binding subunit Wzt/RfbE, whose protein sequence is MATSKSTVRVDTWDACVDFPIFDAKTRSLKKSVIGAAGGVIGANASNVIVVEALKNINLHLEHGDRVGLVGHNGAGKSTLLRLLSGIYEPTRGHCQVTGRVAPVFDLGVGMDPEISGYENIIIRGMFLGLTRKEMLKKTDEIAEFSELGDYLNMPLRTYSTGMRVRLALGVVTSIDPEILILDEGIGAVDAEFMKKARTRLEALVERSGILVFASHSNEFLAQLCDRALWIDHGEVRMDGGIEDVVNAYEGPEAASHVREVLDGLKKEADTAE, encoded by the coding sequence ATGGCGACCAGCAAGAGCACTGTCCGGGTGGACACCTGGGATGCGTGTGTCGACTTCCCGATATTCGACGCCAAGACGCGCTCGCTGAAGAAATCGGTGATCGGTGCGGCCGGCGGCGTGATCGGCGCCAATGCGTCGAACGTGATCGTCGTCGAGGCCCTCAAGAACATCAATCTGCATCTCGAGCACGGCGATCGCGTCGGATTGGTCGGGCACAACGGTGCCGGTAAGTCGACGTTGCTGCGACTGCTGTCGGGGATCTACGAGCCGACGCGCGGCCACTGTCAGGTGACCGGCCGCGTCGCGCCTGTCTTCGACCTCGGGGTCGGCATGGATCCGGAGATCTCCGGCTACGAGAACATCATCATCCGCGGCATGTTCCTGGGACTGACCCGCAAGGAGATGCTCAAGAAGACCGACGAGATCGCGGAGTTCTCCGAGCTCGGCGACTACCTGAACATGCCGCTGCGCACCTACTCCACCGGTATGCGGGTGCGACTCGCCCTCGGCGTGGTGACCAGCATCGATCCGGAGATCCTCATCCTCGATGAGGGCATCGGCGCCGTCGACGCCGAGTTCATGAAGAAGGCGCGGACCCGCCTTGAGGCGCTCGTGGAGCGCTCGGGCATCCTCGTCTTCGCCAGCCACTCCAACGAGTTCCTCGCGCAGCTGTGCGACCGCGCCCTGTGGATCGATCACGGCGAGGTGCGCATGGACGGCGGCATCGAGGATGTGGTGAACGCCTATGAGGGCCCCGAGGCAGCATCGCATGTGCGTGAGGTTCTCGACGGCCTGAAGAAGGAAGCCGACACCGCCGAATGA